A single region of the Sorghum bicolor cultivar BTx623 chromosome 9, Sorghum_bicolor_NCBIv3, whole genome shotgun sequence genome encodes:
- the LOC110430328 gene encoding cysteine--tRNA ligase, chloroplastic/mitochondrial-like: MAEEAQAPPSATMAKEAQSPPSAAVAEATATPQLVLFNSLTKREEPFQPRVEGKVGMYVCGVTPYDFSHIGHARAYVAFDVLYRYLKFLGYEVEYVRNFTDIDDKIIKRANERDETVTSLSSRFINEFLLDMTELQCLPPTCEPRVTEHIEHIIELITKIMENGKAYAMEGDVYFSVDSFPEYLSLSGRKFDQNQAGARVAFDTRKRNPADFALWKAAKEGEPFWDSPWGRGRPGWHIECSAMSAHYLGHVFDIHGGGKDLIFPHHENELAQSRAAYPESEVKCWMHNGFVNKDDKKMAKSDNNFFTIRDIIALYHPMALRFFLMRTHYRSDVNHSDQALEIASDRVYYIYQTLYDCEEVLATYREKGIAVPVPSEEQNLIDKHHSEFLKYMSNDLKTTDVLDRCFVELLKTINSSLNDLKKLQQKIEQQKKKQQQQKKQQQKQQQLQKQPEDYIQALIALETELKNKLSILGLMPSSSLAEVLKQLKDKALKRAGLTEENLQEQIEQRNVARKNKQFEVSDGIRKNLATKGIALMDEPSGTVWRPCEPERSE; the protein is encoded by the exons ATGGCCGAGGAGGCCCAGGCTCCGCCGTCCGCCACCATGGCGAAGGAGGCCCAGtcgccgccgtccgccgccgTAGCGGAGGCGACGGCTACGCCGCAGCTCGTGTTATTCAACTCCTTGACGAAGAGGGAGGAGCCCTTCCAGCCCCGGGTGGAGGGGAAGGTAGGGATGTACGTCTGTGGCGTCACTCCATACGACTTTAGCCACATCGGCCACGCGCGTGCCTACGTCGCCTTCGACGTCCTCTACAG GTACCTTAAATTCTTGGGGTATGAAGTTGAATATGTCCGTAATTTCACGGATATCGATGACAAG ATCATTAAGCGTGCAAATGAACGCGATGAAACAGTTACAAGTTTGAGTAGCCGGTTTATCAATGAATTTCTTCTTGATATGACTGAGCTCCAGTGCTTGCCTCCTACCTGCGAGCCACGGGTAACAGAGCACATTGAGCATATTATAGAGTTGATAACAAAG ATAATGGAGAATGGGAAAGCCTATGCTATGGAAGGAGATGTTTACTTTTCAGTCGATAGCTTCCCTGAATATCTCAGTTTATCTGGAAGGAAATTTGATCAAAATCAGGCAGGTGCACGGGTTGCTTTTGATACGAGAAAGCGTAATCCTGCAGACTTCGCACTCTGGAAG GCTGCAAAGGAGGGTGAGCCTTTTTGGGATAGCCCTTGGGGCCGTGGAAGACCAGGATGGCATATCGAATGCAGCGCAATGAGTGCTCACTATTTAGGACATGTATTTGATATTCATGGTGGGGGGAAAGATTTGATTTTTCCTCATCATGAGAATGAGCTTGCCCAAAGCCGAGCGGCTTATCCTGAGAGCGAGGTCAAGTGCTGGATGCACAATGGCTTCGTTAACAAAGATGATAAAAAAATGGCAAAATCAGATAATAACTTTTTCACGATTAGAGAT ATCATTGCCCTTTACCATCCAATGGCTTTAAGATTTTTCTTGATGCGCACACATTATAGATCAGATGTCAACCACTCTGATCAAGCACTTGAGATTGCATCTGATCGTGTCTACTACATTTATCAG actcTATATGACTGTGAGGAAGTGCTAGCTACATATCGTGAAAAGGGTATTGCTGTCCCAGTGCCATCTGAGGAGCAAAATCTGATTGATAAGCACCATTCAGAATTCTTGAAATATATGTCGAATGATCTTAAAACCACAGATGTTCTGGATCGTTGCTTCGTGGAGCTGCTGAAGACCATAAACAGCAGTCTGAATGATTTGAAG AAACTGCAGCAAAAAATAGAACAGCAAAAGAAGAAACAGCAACAGCAGAAGAAGCAGCAACAGAAGCAACAGCAGTTGCAAAAACAGCCAGAAGATTATATTCAAGCACTGATTGCCTTGGAAACAGAACTTAAAAATAAACTGTCTATACTTGGTCTGATGCCATCATCATCTTTGGCAGAG GTACTGAAGCAACTGAAGGACAAAGCATTAAAGCGAGCAGGGCTGACTGAAGAAAATTTGCAAGAGCAGATTGAGCAGAGAAATGTCGCAAGGAAGAATAAGCAGTTTGAGGTATCTGATGGAATCAGGAAAAACCTTGCTACCAAGGGCATCGCCCTAATGGACGAACCTTCTGGTACAGTGTGGAGACCATGCGAACCAGAGCGGTCTGAATAA